In one Brassica oleracea var. oleracea cultivar TO1000 chromosome C9, BOL, whole genome shotgun sequence genomic region, the following are encoded:
- the LOC106313257 gene encoding uncharacterized protein LOC106313257, with protein MVLHLRVHPSLYNRRISFLFSPSSRNLSTASLLLNSNQTVTEPLAKSELESIVLKQYSHGKFYNLVQNAVALPSVLLTACHSLSLAASSCDSLTDRVSRRFSIEEMGREIRDGRFDIPSCCVGFESLVLPNLKLKVLIEAVRMVLEIVYDDRFATFSYGGRVGMGRHTAIRYLKNSVENPRWWFRVSFAREVFGDRNVDRLCVFVEEKINDCLLVEMIKKLFEFGILRIELGGCDKGRGFPQECGLNSILINVYFDGLDKEIQDMRLKMKLKNPQEDATSNDSVFYKPVNVYAVRYLDEILLITSGSKMLTMELKKKVVDVLEERLDLRVDRVNTSIHSAVSDKISFLGMYLQAVPPSVLRPPMSEKAVRAMKKYERQKEVRRVELRNARERNRKTLGLKIFRHVLKKLKQSNGFRCEYEIENEVREIFRSWGEEVMQEFMGSLDERWKWHWLLTRGDFLSLRHIREKLPQDLVDAYDEFQEQVDKHLSPTQARKELDDEERRVEEEEEQRYAERTVQDLTKLCMKVSAPEELVRKAVKLVGFTNNMGRPRPISHLLALEDSDIIKWYAGVGRTWLDFFCCCHNFKMVKIIVSYHLRFSCILTLAEKHRSTKREAIRHYTKDLKVSDPYGNEEMHFPLEREVKMMGDKNLSNPRPVDGTLSLVLIRLASDEPLHSCAASFCERSDTTMYRVHLLQNRLQINPLDEEKWVRGMGTIHSALNRKCLPLCSAHISDVYLGKLTLQDVDGSSFIDLK; from the coding sequence ATGGTTCTTCATCTGAGAGTTCATCCCTCTCTCTACAACCGTCGAATCTCCTTCCTCTTCTCTCCTTCCTCGAGAAATCTCAGTACGGCGTCGCTTCTGCTAAACTCCAACCAAACCGTTACCGAGCCGTTAGCGAAGTCAGAGCTCGAATCCATAGTTCTCAAACAATACTCCCACGGGAAGTTCTACAATCTCGTCCAAAACGCCGTCGCTTTGCCCTCCGTCCTTCTAACCGCCTGTCATAGCCTCTCTCTCGCCGCCAGCTCGTGCGATTCGCTAACCGATCGCGTCTCCAGGAGATTCTCGATCGAAGAAATGGGACGCGAGATACGCGACGGAAGGTTCGATATCCCCTCCTGCTGCGTCGGATTCGAATCTCTCGTTCTCCCCAATCTCAAACTCAAAGTGCTGATCGAAGCCGTTAGGATGGTTCTCGAGATCGTCTACGACGATCGATTCGCGACGTTTAGTTACGGCGGGAGGGTTGGTATGGGTAGGCATACAGCGATTCGTTACTTGAAAAACTCCGTGGAGAATCCGCGGTGGTGGTTTCGCGTTTCGTTTGCGAGAGAGGTGTTCGGTGATCGGAACGTTGATAGGCTTTGTGTGTTTGTTGAGGAGAAGATTAACGATTGTTTGTTGGTAGAGATGATAAAGAAGCTCTTTGAGTTTGGGATTCTGAGGATCGAGCTTGGGGGGTGTGATAAAGGGAGAGGGTTTCCTCAAGAGTGTGGATTGAATTCGATTTTGATTAATGTTTACTTTGATGGACTTGATAAAGAGATTCAAGATATGAGGTTGAAGATGAAGCTCAAGAATCCTCAGGAGGATGCTACAAGTAATGACAGTGTTTTCTATAAGCCAGTGAATGTTTATGCAGTTAGGTATTTGGATGAGATACTTCTGATAACGTCTGGCTCGAAGATGCTGACGATGGAATTGAAGAAGAAGGTTGTTGACGTTTTGGAGGAGAGGCTTGACCTGAGAGTAGATAGAGTGAACACATCGATTCACAGTGCGGTTTCGGACAAGATTAGCTTTTTAGGGATGTATCTTCAAGCTGTTCCACCTTCGGTTTTGCGTCCGCCTATGTCTGAGAAAGCGGTTAGAGCAATGAAGAAGTACGAGAGGCAGAAGGAAGTTAGGAGAGTGGAGCTTAGGAACGCTAGGGAGAGGAATCGGAAGACGCTGGGTTTGAAAATATTTAGACATGTTTTGAAGAAACTCAAGCAGAGCAACGGTTTCAGATGTGAATATGAGATAGAGAATGAGGTCAGAGAAATTTTCCGGAGTTGGGGAGAGGAAGTAATGCAGGAGTTTATGGGTTCTCTTGACGAGCGGTGGAAATGGCATTGGCTGCTCACTAGAGGAGACTTTCTCTCCTTGAGACATATACGAGAAAAGTTACCACAAGACCTTGTCGATGCTTATGATGAATTTCAGGAGCAGGTGGACAAACACTTGTCGCCGACCCAAGCTAGAAAGGAGCTAGACGATGAGGAGAGGAGAGTAGAGGAAGAAGAGGAACAGAGATATGCTGAAAGGACGGTTCAGGATTTGACTAAGTTATGCATGAAGGTGTCAGCTCCGGAAGAACTTGTCAGAAAGGCTGTTAAATTAGTTGGGTTCACAAACAACATGGGTCGGCCACGGCCTATCAGCCACCTTCTGGCTCTTGAGGATTCTGATATCATCAAATGGTATGCGGGTGTAGGGCGTACATGGCTTGACTTCTTCTGTTGTTGCCACAACTTTAAGATGGTGAAAATCATTGTAAGTTATCATCTGAGATTCTCCTGTATTTTGACACTAGCGGAGAAGCACAGATCCACCAAACGTGAAGCTATTAGACACTACACGAAAGATCTCAAAGTGTCTGATCCTTACGGGAACGAAGAGATGCATTTTCCATTGGAAAGAGAGGTTAAGATGATGGGAGATAAAAACCTTTCAAACCCGAGACCTGTGGATGGAACACTGTCTTTGGTATTGATCAGGCTTGCATCTGATGAGCCCTTGCATTCTTGTGCTGCTAGTTTCTGTGAACGATCAGATACAACCATGTACCGCGTACATCTACTGCAAAACCGTTTGCAAATCAACCCACTTGACGAAGAGAAATGGGTTCGTGGCATGGGCACAATCCACTCAGCTTTGAATCGGAAATGTCTGCCTTTGTGTTCTGCTCACATCAGTGATGTATACTTGGGTAAATTGACTCTACAGGATGTCGATGGTAGCTCATTCATCGATCTCAAGTGA
- the LOC106317578 gene encoding glutamate receptor 1.1-like — protein sequence MKILTSLLMFTLLFSTTKSRVADSNDGVFEEVKVGLVVDLGSVEGKILKTSFTLALSDFYGINIEYRTRVSVLVRDSRGDPLLALAAARNLVKKARVEVIVGGQSLQEATLLAALSDKTKLVVISPLLPYTLSLNKYSRLIQWTHDTASEAKGIASLVHDIACILANVVEKRSLRAKATPSSAVEASWNLTDLVKLIKHSRRFNGDIQINEEAFETVNIVGRKERRLGLWRSGSFSKRRRIIWPGGSNKMPPRHRFLAENGEKKKLLRVLVPSGNTVPNLVRVSPDPETGVVTVTGLCMEIFKTCMDPLKYELEFIPYNGSYDNLAYLLSTQRDKYDAAAGDLTITSNRSLYVEFTLPFTDIGIGALTLKKKKHGMWTFFDPFEKPLWLASGAFFILTGVVVWLVERPVNPEFQGPWKQQLGTVLWFGFSTIVFAHSKEKLQKMSSRFLVIVWMFVVLILTASYSANLTSTKTISRIQLDNQLSFGPSILMKISNSINAIEAYAKVLRDGTLTHVVGEIPYLNILLGQYPDVFAMTDREAITNGFGFMFQKGSGLAPKVSREIAKLRTSGTLKDMEKRWFQKMDSFYVNSNDINDDDNDASNRFTFGELGGLFIIAGAAHALVLVMHLFQTRREIYRVLCESRLFTKLKSSASLWRC from the exons ATGAAGATTCTGACTTCTCTTTTAATGTTTACTCTCCTCTTTTCGACTACTAAATCAAGAGTAGCTGATTCAAACGATGGTGTTTTTGAAGAGGTTAAGGTTGGTTTGGTGGTTGACTTGGGTTCCGTAGAAGGCAAGATTCTCAAGACTTCATTTACCTTAGCGCTCTCAGATTTCTATGGCATAAACATTGAGTATCGAACCAGAGTCTCTGTTTTAGTAAGAGACTCCCGAGGAGACCCTCTCCTTGCCCTTGCTGCAG CTAGAAATCTTGTCAAGAAAGCAAGAGTGGAAGTCATTGTTGGTGGACAATCATTACAAGAAGCAACGCTTCTAGCAGCGCTTAGCGATAAAACTAAACTTGTAGTGATATCTCCTCTCTTGCCGTATACGTTATCTTTGAACAAGTACAGTCGCTTGATCCAGTGGACGCATGATACGGCATCAGAGGCAAAGGGTATTGCGAGTCTGGTGCACGATATCGCTTGCATTCTAGCAAATGTTGTAGAGAAGAGAAGTCTAAGAGCCAAAGCAACACCTAGTAGTGCTGTTGAAGCCTCTTGGAATCTGACAGATCTTGTAAAGCTAATCAAACATAGTAGAAGATTCAATGGTGACATCCAAATCAATGAAGAGGCATTTGAAACCGTGAATATTGTAGGGAGAAAAGAGAGAAGGTTAGGATTGTGGAGGAGTGGTAGTTTCAGTAAAAGAAGACGCATCATTTGGCCTGGTGGATCTAATAAAATGCCACCAAGACACCGTTTCTTGGCAGAGAATGGTGAAAAGAAGAAGTTGCTTAGGGTGTTAGTTCCCTCAGGAAACACGGTCCCAAATCTAGTGAGGGTGAGTCCTGATCCTGAAACTGGTGTTGTTACTGTCACTGGATTATGCATGGAGATTTTCAAGACTTGCATGGATCCTCTTAAGTACGAGCTGGAGTTCATACCTTATAACGGAAGCTATGACAATCTCGCTTATCTACTCTCTACTCAG AGAGACAAATATGATGCAGCTGCTGGTGATTTAACCATCACTTCCAACAGATCTTTGTATGTTGAGTTTACATTGCCTTTCACGGACATTGGTATAGGAGCCCTGACATTGAAGAAGAAGAAACATGGCATGTGGACGTTCTTTGACCCTTTTGAGAAACCCTTGTGGCTAGCAAGTGGAGCTTTCTTCATCTTGACTGGGGTTGTTGTTTGGTTGGTTGAACGGCCCGTTAACCCGGAGTTCCAGGGACCTTGGAAACAACAACTTGGTACAGTGCTATGGTTTGGATTCTCTACCATTGTATTTGCTCACAGTAA AGAGAAGCTGCAAAAAATGTCATCAAGATTCCTAGTGATAGTTTGGATGTTTGTTGTGTTGATATTGACTGCAAGTTACAGTGCAAACTTGACATCAACCAAGACCATTTCTCGCATACAATTAGATAACCAGCTGAGTTTTGGTCCTTCCATATTGATGAAGATTAGCAACTCCATTAATGCGATTGAGGCATACGCTAAGGTTTTGAGAGATGGAACTCTCACTCATGTGGTCGGTGAAATACCCTATCTCAATATTCTTCTAGGACAGTATCCAGACGTTTTCGCCATGACAGATAGAGAGGCTATTACCAATGGCTTTGGCTTC ATGTTCCAAAAAGGTTCGGGGTTGGCTCCTAAAGTGTCACGAGAAATAGCGAAGCTAAGGACATCGGGAACGTTGAAAGACATGGAGAAAAGATGGTTCCAAAAAATGGATTCATTCTATGTAAATTCTAACGACATTAATGATGACGACAACGACGCATCTAACCGCTTCACATTTGGTGAGTTGGGCGGTTTGTTCATCATTGCTGGAGCTGCTCATGCTCTTGTACTAGTCATGCATCTCTTTCAGACACGTCGTGAGATTTACCGTGTTTTGTGCGAATCTCGACTGTTCACTAAGCTGAAAAGCTCTGCCAGTCTCTGGAGATGCTAA